CCGGCTCGTGTCGCCGGGCCTCAGCCCCCGGTGGTGATGTCGTCGACGAGCAGTGCGACGTGGAGCGAGGAGCGCACGTCCGGGTCGTCCAGGTCGAGGCCGAGCACCTGCTCGGCCCTGGCCAGGCGGTCGTAGAAGACCGGACGGGACAGGTGGATGCTGCCGGCGGCTGCCGACTTGCTGGTGGGGTGCAGCAGCAGCGCGCGTACTGCCTCCAGCAGCTGGGCATCGTGCTCGGTGTCGTGCCGGCGCAGCGGCTCGAGCTCACGCTCGCTGAAGAGGCGGACGCGGTCGTCGGAGGCCAGGAGGGCGAGCAGCCCGCGCAGGTGGACGTCCTCGAGCCGGTGCACCCGCTGGCCGTCGCTGGCGCGCACCGACTCCACCACGTGCTGTGCCTCGCGCAGGGTCCTGTCGATGTCCGCGACGCGCAGGGCCGGCCGTCCGGCGCCCACGAGGGCGCGGTGGCGGCGGCACACGTGGGCGGCGAGGTCGTCGACGACCCGATCGACGTCCGCGGTGGGCGTGAGGGACAGCAGCGCGCGCACGTCGCCCTCGACGTCGCAGACCAGCGCGGGCACCCGCGCCTCCTGCGCCGCGTGCACGGTGGCGGCGATCACCTCGTCCACCCGGCCGGTGCGCCCGGTGCTCCCGGTCGGTCGCTCCACGAGCGGGCGAAGGGAGAGCCCCACCAGGGTCCTCCCGGCACCGGGCAGCCCGGCCAGCTCGCTCCGGCGCAGCAGGTCGGGGTCGTTCGGGTCGGCGAGCAGGCCGACGATCAGCTCGTGGTGGGTGCGACGCACGGCACCGTCCCGCTGTCGGTCGTGCAGGCGGTGCAGGGCCAGAGCGGCGGCCGCCCGCTCGGCCATGGCGATCATCCCCTCCGAGGGGGGTGTGGCGAGGTGGACGATGAGACGCCCCCAGCCCCGCTCCCTTCGCCCGATGCGGGTGACCAGCCACCCGTTGTCCTCGTCCCAGGTGGTGCGGCCCTCCAGCCGCACCACGGCCGAGCGCGCCGACCAGTCCGCCAGCTCGCCACCGATGTCCTCCGGTCCGGAGCGGTAGTCCAGCACCTGGTGCTGCTCGCCCTCGATGACCACCGCTGCACCGGAGAGCCGTTGGACGGCCTCGAGGATCGCCTCCGGTCCGGCCTCGGCGATGCTCAGGCTGGTGAAGGTCTCGTGCACCCGCTGGGCCCGTCGCAGCTCGGCGAGCTGCTCGGCCAGGATGCGCTCACCGATGGCCTGGGTGACGGCGGCGAACCCCACCTCCCGGGAGACCGCGAC
Above is a window of Janibacter cremeus DNA encoding:
- a CDS encoding PucR family transcriptional regulator gives rise to the protein MAVTVADVVGMPVLRRSGARVVAGHAGLGRDVRWAHAAELVDIASLLREGDLLLSTGIAMPDTAGELRAFATSLQDIRAAGVVIELGRRWQELPPALVAGCDELGLPLVAVSREVGFAAVTQAIGERILAEQLAELRRAQRVHETFTSLSIAEAGPEAILEAVQRLSGAAVVIEGEQHQVLDYRSGPEDIGGELADWSARSAVVRLEGRTTWDEDNGWLVTRIGRRERGWGRLIVHLATPPSEGMIAMAERAAAALALHRLHDRQRDGAVRRTHHELIVGLLADPNDPDLLRRSELAGLPGAGRTLVGLSLRPLVERPTGSTGRTGRVDEVIAATVHAAQEARVPALVCDVEGDVRALLSLTPTADVDRVVDDLAAHVCRRHRALVGAGRPALRVADIDRTLREAQHVVESVRASDGQRVHRLEDVHLRGLLALLASDDRVRLFSERELEPLRRHDTEHDAQLLEAVRALLLHPTSKSAAAGSIHLSRPVFYDRLARAEQVLGLDLDDPDVRSSLHVALLVDDITTGG